The Salicibibacter halophilus DNA window TATGCGGTGAAACTTATCGTTCATGAGGGTAAAAAAAGAGCAGATGTCGCGAGAGAGCATGGAATCTCCGCTAGCACGCTGGAAAATTGGGTGAGAAATTATCGTGAGGATAAGGGGGACTCCCTTTTCGGAAGCGGTTATCTCACGCCAGCGGAAGAGCAACATCAACGGGACGTGAAAAGAATTGAGGAATTGGAAGAAGAAGTGGCGATTCTAAAAAAGGCAGCGGCCTTCTTCGCCAAAAACCAGGAGTGATCTACCACTTCATCGAGGAACACCGACAAGAGTTTCGTGTGGCGAAGATGTGCGAGGTTTTAGGTGTTTCCAGAGGCGGCTATTACGAATGGCGCAACCGCCCGCAATGCCCGCAAAAACAGCGAAAAGAAACCATCGTTGAGGCCATCGAGCAAATCTTTATCCAATTCCGGAAAACGTTTGGGAGTCCGCGGATAACGAGGGAACTGCATAAACACGGCTTTACAGTCACTCAGAAAACGGTGTCGAATTATATGCGAGAATATGATCTTCGCCCAAAGACCGCCATGAAGAAAGGGAAAAAGACAACCGATTCCAATCATGATCACCCGGTGTATCCCAACCTGCTTCAACGGGATTTTCATACAGATCATCCCAACGAGGCTTGGGTGGCGGATATCACCTATATCTGGACCCGGGAAGGCTGGCTTTACCTGGCATCGGTGATGGACTTATTTTCTCGTAAGATCATTGGCTGGAATATCAGTCACCGTCTCACGAAAGAACTGGCCATAACTGCCTTACATCGGGCGATGCGCCTTCAACCTCCGCAAGAGGGACTCATCCACCACTCAGACCGGGGGAGCCAATATGCCTCCCATGCCTATCAGGCTATTCTCCAGGAACACGGCATGCTCACAAGTATGAGCCGGAAAGGCGATTGTTATGACAATGCGTGCATCGAGTCTTTTCACGCTACCATTGAAAAAGATCTGCTGGCCCATGAAACCTACGATACACGGGAGGAGGCTAAGATGAGCGTTTGGGAGTACATTGCCTGCTTTTACAACGAAGAACGTACCCATTCCACCATTGGCTATATGTCGCCTAACCAATTCGACCGGCAGTATAGACAAGCTCAAAGAGGCGACATGACGGTGTAACGAAAAAACGCTGATAGCAAATATGATCGTTATGCTGGGAGCCGTGAAGTTTACCTTTGACAGCTGTGCCCGATGCCCCGATTCACCGGTTGGGGATGGGGCCCCTCCGCCGAATCGGGAGCATCGATCGGTTCGTGGTACACTGACGGATGCGGCTGATGCGCCCATGAGCTTTTTTCTCCCAGCCGCCATCAGATGCACACCACGAACCGAAGCAGCTGTCAAAGGCGGCGGATTCAGAAATAGCAACTTGAAACTTGAGGACTAAAAAGGCACCAATTTTCTGTGCTTGTATTATTGACATAACTCCAGTTGTGCCTTTCATCGCACCCCCGATTAACGTTTTCGGCCGTTCCGGGGTGCGTTGTGCCTGTCATCACACCCCCGATTTGCGTTTTGGCCGTATTGAGGTTTATTCCCCCATAAACTGTCTTTACGTTTAGTGTTTTTTCTTTAGCGGCGCTATTAAGTTTAAATAATTACAAAAGGGAGCGCTAGATGCACTCCCCCTTCTTCCTTATTCTTTTCAAAATGCTTTCGATTTTTCGTAATCTTTTTCGCGTTTTTTCTCGACTTCAATCATTTTGTCCACGTTGTTCCGATACTCCTGCTGAGTACAACCGTGTGTTTGTTGCATCCCCTTATCCATCAACTCATTTGATGCAACCTCTTGTTCTTTGCTAATCAAAGAAAAAGCCTCCTCAGAATATCCCCCATTCACGAAGGGGTATAAAGGTATTATACCCTTATTCCCTTCTGAATGAAACCTATTTTTTCTTATGATCGATCCATTCGGAGAATGCACGCAGGGAGGAGGCGATCATCGCTTTAGTGTCTTCGTGGGTAATGACGCCGTTTTCATCTATTTTTTTATTCGCGCGTGCAATAAAAACACTCGGCTGTTGCATGACCGATGCGCCTGCAGCTATAAGCGATTGTTTCAGCTGTTGTTGCGAAAAAGCAGTACCGAACATCGTCGGCGAGGCACCAATCATCGCTGCCGGCATGTCTTTTAGCACGTTATGATTCGCGTCACTTCCAGCCCAATCGATGGCATTTTTCATCACGCCGGGCATGCCGTGATGATATTCCGGAGTAACAATGAAGAGACCGTCGCTCTCCAATATCGTTCGTTTAAACTCGGCAACGCTTGCCGGGTCGCCGCCATCCTCCAAGTCTCCGTTGAAAAGCGGCAATGCCGATAAATCATAGGTATTTAACGTGACATGCGGTTCTGTAAGTTCCGTTGCTGCCGCTAATACATGGCGGTTAAAAGAATCCCGGCGCAAACTTCCGCTGATTCCTACTATTGTTCGTTGTCCTGGCATCTTGTGACTCCTCCTTCGGTGTACGACCGTTCGATGTTCCTATTTATTCTTTTTCCCCTATCCCCATTCCAAATAAACGTATTTTTCCTTTAATAGCCCTTGTCCTTTTTTATAAATGAAAAGTGGTATATTATAGAGGGGGATGCTTGGATTTCGCATAGAACATATTTTAGGAGAGATGCAAGATGGATTATCGGATTGAAAAAGACACCCTCGGGGAAATGGAAGTGCCTGCCGATAAGCATTGGGGGGCGCAAACGGAGCGCAGTTTGCGTAACTTCCCAATCGGCAAGGAGCAGATGCCGCAAGAGGTTGTTTACGGTTTTGCGACGTTGAAAAAATCAGCGGCGCGCGCGAACGAGAGTCTCGGGAATCTCGACAGCGACAAAGCAGCCGCCATTGCCCAAGCGGCAGATGAAGTGCTCGCGGGAGATTGGGATAGCCACTTCCCGCTCGTTGTATGGCAAACCGGGAGCGGCACCCAATCCAACATGAACATGAATGAAGTGCTCGCACGCCGGGGTACGGAAATCCTCCATGAACAAGGAAAAGATAAAGCTATTCACCCGAACGACGACGTCAATCGATCCCAAAGTTCCAACGACACATTCCCGACAGCGATGCACATTGCCGCGGTGACGGAAATTCAACGCGGTTTGTTGCCTGCTTTGGAAACGTTAAAAAACACGGTAGCCGAAAAAGCAAAAAGCTTTAACGACATTATCAAAATCGGCCGAACCCACTTGCAGGATGCAACACCTCTCACCGTCGGACAAGAATTCAGCGGTTGGCAAGAGATGCTCCGCAAAAGTGAAAAAATGATCGCGGAAAGCATCGAATACTTAAACGACCTCGCCATCGGCGGTACGGCGGTCGGAACAGGCATTAACGCGCACCCGCAATTCGGCGAAAAAACAGCGGCATTTATCAGTGAAGCAACCGGCTTGTCTTTTCAGTCAGCTCCGAATAAATTTCACGCGTTGACAAGCCACGATGACATTTCCCACGCCCACGGCGCGTTGAAGGCGCTCGCTGCCGACTTAATGAAAATTGCCAATGATGTCCGTTGGTTGTCAAGCGGTCCTCGTTCGGGCATTGGCGAGCTCACGATTCCGGCAAACGAACCCGGGAGCTCGATTATGCCTGGCAAAGTGAACCCTACCCAAAGTGAAGCAATCACGATGGTCTGCACGCAAGTGATGGGGAATGACGCCACCATCGGCTTTTCCGCCAGTCAAGGAAACTTTGAGCTTAACGTCTTCAAGCCAGTGATCATTTACAATTTTTTACAATCCGCCCAGTTGCTCACCGACGCGATGCAATCGTTCCATGACCGTTGCATTGTTGGAATCGAGCCGGAAAAAGAAAACATCGACGCCCACGTGCGAAATTCGTTAATGCTGGTCACTGCTCTCAATCCGCACATCGGATATGAAAAAGCCGCGACCATAGCGAAAAAAGCGCATGCCGAAGGCTTAACGTTAAAAGAAGCTGCTGTGAACAGCGGAGAACTTACCGAAGAACAGTTCAACGAATGGGTGGATCCTGCGAAAATGGTTCAGCCTTCTGAATAGGAAATGAAAAACTGCCCTAGGTCTCGTGCCGTGGGCAGTTTTTCATTCATCGTACGTAAAACGTACGACGTATTTTTCATTTTTAAGCTTAATGACTTCTACAAGCGGGCATATTTCATAGCCGTTGTGCCAGTTGTCCTCCAATTTAGCCTTCACACAACCAGCCTGAAACTTTGACCGAAAGGTCTGTTTCCAGTAAATCCATCGCGGTCCGTACATAGGTGATTGCTCCTTAACCCGAATAATTATATGTTACAAATCGAATGGTTGCCAACACGATGTTTTTTTGAAAACTTCTCCATTATTTTACGGGCTTACACCAGTATTATGCAAGATCTGTGATTGATGTTTAGGCATGAGACGGTTCATCTTTTAGTGCTGGCTTGATGCGGTTTAATTTACGGGCGGTGCGCTTAATACGACCCGTATCGTGTTAGAAGACCTTACGCTTCTCACCGATTTTTGGCCGAGCTCCCCCGCGCAGCCCCCCTACCCAATGAGCGAACGCTTCCTTTAGCGATTGGGCAGCGGACATGATACAATACCTTTAATTGACTTTCTAGCAGAAATGAGGCTTTTAACATGGATGGAGAAACTCGTACTTTAACGTTTACCAGCACTATCCTTGATCACGAATTTGAACTTTCCGTTTACATACCTCCCAATTACCACGAAAGCGTCTCTTATCATTTATTGATCGCGCAAGATGGACAAGATGCTTTTCGACTTGGAAAAATTGACAAGCACGTTGAATCGATGATTATGGAAGAAGCCGGACCGGAAACGATCGTCATTGGGGTCCCTTACCCTCGCGTATCCGCTCGCCGAAAATGGTATCATCCCGATGGGGAAGAGACCCCCCAATACTTGCAATTTTTAACCGAGGAACTTCTCCCTTTTCTCGCCGATAAATTTTCGATCCGGGAAGACGCGGACGGACGCACGCTTTTCGGCGACTCTTTGGCCGGAACGCTTGCCATGCTCGCATGTTTGGAACACCCGGACATGTTTAAGCGCGCCATTATGTATTCGCCTTACGTGAATGACACGTTGCTATCCAAAATTGAAGAAAGCAACGACCTGGATTCACTTTCCATCTACCATACCGTGGGTTCTGACGAAGAAGAAGTAAAAGGAACTGACGGAACGATGATGAATTTCCTTCCGATGCACAACGATCTTCAAAACCGATTGGAAGACAGCGTTGGCAACTATCGCTCGAAAACCATTGACGGAGGGGATCATACGTGGTTCACGTGGGAGCCGGACATGCATCAAGCGTTACATTTTATGTTCATCCTGCAAGGAGAGTGAAAATATGAACGTTCAAATTGCAAACACGGAAGAAGAAATGCAAACGGTGCGCCAAATTCGCTCATCGGTATTTATCGGCGAACAGAATGTTCCGCCCGAGGAAGAGTGGGATGAACACGAAACAGACAGCATCCACCTCCTGGCGCGCGTAGATGGAAAATGGGCAGGAGCAGGCCGTCTCCGCTTTTCCGGAACCGCGGGCAAAGCAGAGCGGATCTGTGTGTTAAAAGAATTTCGCGGCACAGGCGTCGGAAAAGAAATCATGCAAAAGCTTGAAACGTATGTCGCTTCGCAAGGCGCGGGATCAGTCATTCTTCATGCACAGACCCATGCCAAAGATTTCTATGAACATTTGGGTTATGCCGTCACTTCAGATGAATTTCTGGACGCCGACATCCCGCACGTTGCCATGGAAAAACAGTTATAATGGAGCGGAGCATTTTTCCAGAAATAAAAAGGGTAGTATAAAAAAGTAGTTAGAAGATTTAATGCATCAATGCAGGAAAATGCTAGATAAAATAAGCCATGATCGAGGTATTATCGAAACGTCTAATATTGAATCAATCTTGAAGCTCGTCCGAAGTGGAATTGGCCGTAGCGTTGTATGCGTACATTATATGAAAAGGATGAAAGGAGTTTTTAATCATGGCTCAAGAAATCGCAGGTATTAAAATTCCGGATTCTCAATTGGCGAAAGATGCAGCGGACATTTTGCGCGATTATGGAAATGACTTATTATGGAATCACTCCAATCGCGTATTTTTATTCGGAGCGATAAATGGCGAAAAGGCAAAACAGAAGTATGATTTAGAGTTGTTGTATGTGAGTGCGTTATTCCATGATTTAGGTTTAACAAAAGCGTATAGCAGCCCGGATTTAAGATTTGAAGTAGACGGCGCTAATGCAGCGAGGAGTTTCTTACAGCAATATCAAATTCCGGCTCAATCCGTTCAGCTTGTTTGGGATGCCATTGCATTACACACGACCCCAGGTGTTGCCGAACATAAAGAATCTGAGGTAGCCTTGCTGTTTTCCGGTGTTGGTCTGGATGTAATGGGAGATGGATTTGATCAATTTCCTGTGGAAAAACGCGAGGAAGTAACAAAAGCTTTCCCGCGCAACAATTTCAAAAACGAGATTATCCCCGCGTTCTATGAAGGGTTCAAGCACAAGCCCGAAACGACATTTGGCAATATGAAAGAAGACGTCGTTCAATATTTTAGGCCTGAATATAAAAATAACAATTTCTGCAGTTGCATATTACATTCGCCTTGGTCGGAATAAATCGTACAACGCTTTATTAATCGGGAAAAGCCCGGAAATAACCGGGCTTTTTCCTTTATTCATCGGTATCTTCTTCGTTCTCTGCATTCTCACCTTCTTCTCCGTCTGCATCTTCATCCTCTTCCTCTTCTTCATCGTCTTCTTCGTTTTCGTCTTGCCCTTCCTCTTCTTCGTCTTCTTCTTCGCTTTCGTCTTGCCCTTCCTCTTCTTCGTCTTCTTCTTCGTTTTCGTCTTGCTCTTCTTCGTCTTCTTCCTCTTCTTCTTCGCTCTCGTCTTGCTCTTCTTCGTCTACGTCATCTTCGTCCTCTTCTTCGTCGTCCTCGTCTTCCTCTTCTTCCGGTTCATCTTCGTCCTCTTCTTCATCCTCTTCCTCTTCTTCTACCTCATCCTCCTCTTCGTCATCCTCGTCTTCTTCGTCGTCCTCTTCCTCTTCTTCCGGTTCATCTTCTTCAATTCCTTCCTCTTCCGGGGTTTCCGGGGTCTCTTCTTCCGACCCTTCCTCATCGTCTTCCTCTTCTTCTATTGCTTCTGCCGGTGGATTTTCGCAACGATAAAGTTCACCGTCGGTGTCACAAACGGAATTCGGCCGTGAGAAATCTTCGGTTCCTTCGCCTTCGTGAACATTTGTCATTATAATTCGGAAGATATCCTGGGCAATATCTCGTTCTTCACCCAGTAAATAGTTACTGCCGCGTTCGCCGTCAAAGCCAGTCCACACAGCCGCTGTATAATCTGTCGTATAGCCGTTGAACCAAACATCCGGCACACCACCATCAGGTATATCATGATTCTGCCGGTCTTCTTGGTCAAAGTTGGAAGTACCCGTTTTTCCCGCGAGTGGAAGGCCCTCGATATTCGCGCGTTGACCGGTTCCGGAAGAATCTCCCACAACATCTTTAAGCATATCCGACATCATATAAGCAGTCGATTCATACATCACTTGGTCGGATTCAGGCGCGTTCTCGATCTCGCGTCCATCACGAAATTCCACTTTTCGTACGCTGTGAGGTTCATTGTAAGTGCCTTCGTTCCCAAACGCTGCATTGGCGGCAGCCATGTCGAGACTGGATATTCCATCCTGAAAACCACCCAATGCATAGCCTTCGGTAATATCTCCTTCAAAATCGAGGCCAAGGTCTTCGGCAAACGCTTGAGCATCGCCTAAGCCAACTTCCTGGATCGCCTTTACAGCCGGAATATTTAACGAGCGCACAAGTGCTTCTCGCATAGAGACCTCGCCGCTGTAACTTCCGCCATAATTACGAATAGACGTCCCATCCGAGTACTCGTGCGGTTCATCGACGAGCGTTTCACCGGTGTACCAACCCAGTTCCTCGATAGCCGGTCCATAATCAAGAATCGGCTTGATCGTCGATCCCGGTTGCCCGTTAGCAGAAGTTGCGTAATTCAAGCCTCTTTCTTCTTCTGTTTCCTCTCGATTGCCGACCATGGCACGAATCGCGCCGGTCTCCGTGTCAAGGAGGGAAAAACCGACCTGGAATTCGTCATTATCCGGGTATTGATCAATGTATTCATCGCTTTGAATAACATCTTGAGCGATCTCCTGCGCCTCCGGATCAATCGTGGTGTAAATGTCAAAACCGGCAGCATATAAGTCTGTCGTCTCAATCCCGTCAATACTTTCAACTTCTTCCATTACTTGGTCAATGATCGATTGTAAAGCCACATCCTCTGGCGGGGTATAATCGAGTTGATCTTCGATATCCACAGCCATGGCGTCCGTTGCTTCATCCTCACTGATGAGTTCGTGTTCCTCCATAAGGGAAATGATTAAATCTCTTCGCTGCTCTGCTTCCTCGGGGTTATTTTGCGGATTATAATAAGATGGCCGCCGCGGAATAGCTGCCAAAACAGCAGAATCAGCAATCGTAAGTTCGTCCAGGCTTTCTTTGTCAAAATAACGAATCGCGGCCTCTCCAATACCCCAAGCGGAACTGTCGAAATAACTAATATTTAAATACATCTCCAGGATCTCATCTTTAGAGTATTCCTGTTCCATTTGCAAAGCGAGCCATTGTTCCTGCACTTTTCTTTCAATGGATTGATCGGCGGATAAGAAGGCTTGTTTGACAAGTTGCTGCGTGATAGTACTTGCCCCCTCAGAACCGAATCCACCGGTAATATTTGAAACGACCGCGCCCCCAATACGGTAAAGGTCAATGCCACTGTGTTCATAGAAGCGATAGTCTTCAACCGCAATGAAAGCATTTTTGAGATGTTCGGGCATTTCATCAATGTCCCGGTAGGTACGATTCTCCGTCCCTTGCAACCGTCCGAGCTCATTGTCATTCATGTCATAAATCGTTGCCCCCTCCGCAAATGTAAGTTCCTCTGCATTTAGCTCGGGGGCATCCGAGATCATGGATGCAGCTACCGCCGTTGCCGCGACCATACCAACAATAAAGACCCCGATGATGATGAGTAACACTTTTTTCACCGGGGACCGTTTTCCTTTTTCTTCAGCACGGCGTTTCTCCGCTCGTGATCGATACTGCGCCACCAGCAATTCCTCCCAATTCAAGTGACCTGATGGGCCTATCCGTTTATGATCCACACCA harbors:
- a CDS encoding HD domain-containing protein, whose translation is MAQEIAGIKIPDSQLAKDAADILRDYGNDLLWNHSNRVFLFGAINGEKAKQKYDLELLYVSALFHDLGLTKAYSSPDLRFEVDGANAARSFLQQYQIPAQSVQLVWDAIALHTTPGVAEHKESEVALLFSGVGLDVMGDGFDQFPVEKREEVTKAFPRNNFKNEIIPAFYEGFKHKPETTFGNMKEDVVQYFRPEYKNNNFCSCILHSPWSE
- a CDS encoding NADPH-dependent FMN reductase gives rise to the protein MPGQRTIVGISGSLRRDSFNRHVLAAATELTEPHVTLNTYDLSALPLFNGDLEDGGDPASVAEFKRTILESDGLFIVTPEYHHGMPGVMKNAIDWAGSDANHNVLKDMPAAMIGASPTMFGTAFSQQQLKQSLIAAGASVMQQPSVFIARANKKIDENGVITHEDTKAMIASSLRAFSEWIDHKKK
- a CDS encoding transglycosylase domain-containing protein, with amino-acid sequence MDQNIPADIKEAKMFAFGVDHKRIGPSGHLNWEELLVAQYRSRAEKRRAEEKGKRSPVKKVLLIIIGVFIVGMVAATAVAASMISDAPELNAEELTFAEGATIYDMNDNELGRLQGTENRTYRDIDEMPEHLKNAFIAVEDYRFYEHSGIDLYRIGGAVVSNITGGFGSEGASTITQQLVKQAFLSADQSIERKVQEQWLALQMEQEYSKDEILEMYLNISYFDSSAWGIGEAAIRYFDKESLDELTIADSAVLAAIPRRPSYYNPQNNPEEAEQRRDLIISLMEEHELISEDEATDAMAVDIEDQLDYTPPEDVALQSIIDQVMEEVESIDGIETTDLYAAGFDIYTTIDPEAQEIAQDVIQSDEYIDQYPDNDEFQVGFSLLDTETGAIRAMVGNREETEEERGLNYATSANGQPGSTIKPILDYGPAIEELGWYTGETLVDEPHEYSDGTSIRNYGGSYSGEVSMREALVRSLNIPAVKAIQEVGLGDAQAFAEDLGLDFEGDITEGYALGGFQDGISSLDMAAANAAFGNEGTYNEPHSVRKVEFRDGREIENAPESDQVMYESTAYMMSDMLKDVVGDSSGTGQRANIEGLPLAGKTGTSNFDQEDRQNHDIPDGGVPDVWFNGYTTDYTAAVWTGFDGERGSNYLLGEERDIAQDIFRIIMTNVHEGEGTEDFSRPNSVCDTDGELYRCENPPAEAIEEEEDDEEGSEEETPETPEEEGIEEDEPEEEEEDDEEDEDDEEEDEVEEEEEDEEEDEDEPEEEEDEDDEEEDEDDVDEEEQDESEEEEEEDEEEQDENEEEDEEEEGQDESEEEDEEEEGQDENEEDDEEEEEDEDADGEEGENAENEEDTDE
- a CDS encoding GNAT family N-acetyltransferase, with translation MNVQIANTEEEMQTVRQIRSSVFIGEQNVPPEEEWDEHETDSIHLLARVDGKWAGAGRLRFSGTAGKAERICVLKEFRGTGVGKEIMQKLETYVASQGAGSVILHAQTHAKDFYEHLGYAVTSDEFLDADIPHVAMEKQL
- a CDS encoding alpha/beta hydrolase, with the translated sequence MDGETRTLTFTSTILDHEFELSVYIPPNYHESVSYHLLIAQDGQDAFRLGKIDKHVESMIMEEAGPETIVIGVPYPRVSARRKWYHPDGEETPQYLQFLTEELLPFLADKFSIREDADGRTLFGDSLAGTLAMLACLEHPDMFKRAIMYSPYVNDTLLSKIEESNDLDSLSIYHTVGSDEEEVKGTDGTMMNFLPMHNDLQNRLEDSVGNYRSKTIDGGDHTWFTWEPDMHQALHFMFILQGE
- the fumC gene encoding class II fumarate hydratase, whose protein sequence is MDYRIEKDTLGEMEVPADKHWGAQTERSLRNFPIGKEQMPQEVVYGFATLKKSAARANESLGNLDSDKAAAIAQAADEVLAGDWDSHFPLVVWQTGSGTQSNMNMNEVLARRGTEILHEQGKDKAIHPNDDVNRSQSSNDTFPTAMHIAAVTEIQRGLLPALETLKNTVAEKAKSFNDIIKIGRTHLQDATPLTVGQEFSGWQEMLRKSEKMIAESIEYLNDLAIGGTAVGTGINAHPQFGEKTAAFISEATGLSFQSAPNKFHALTSHDDISHAHGALKALAADLMKIANDVRWLSSGPRSGIGELTIPANEPGSSIMPGKVNPTQSEAITMVCTQVMGNDATIGFSASQGNFELNVFKPVIIYNFLQSAQLLTDAMQSFHDRCIVGIEPEKENIDAHVRNSLMLVTALNPHIGYEKAATIAKKAHAEGLTLKEAAVNSGELTEEQFNEWVDPAKMVQPSE